The following proteins are encoded in a genomic region of Montipora foliosa isolate CH-2021 chromosome 8, ASM3666993v2, whole genome shotgun sequence:
- the LOC137967682 gene encoding oxidoreductase NAD-binding domain-containing protein 1-like isoform X2 — protein sequence MICFPCIQRIASFFAHSLFVPRTSLPRRSIFAFMSSHSDDSYTNSTHLERTESSERQEIIAQASVTEITQLSQSVKGLHLKVEDPAFTFKPGQWVDFFIPGLSTVGGFSICSSPKKLKEKSIIELAVKYSEHPPAFWIHNECHVGDKVQVRVGGSFYFDPLCGNANMPNLLLIAGGVGINPLYSIVRHVADICSDLQVQEHYTGKTMVLFSAKSTDELLFKFCMVVLTKQVSKRQFLTWTGVI from the exons ATGATATGTTTTCCTTGCATTCAGAGAATTGCCTCCTTTTTTGCTCATTCGCTGTTTGTGCCAAGGACATCTTTGCCAAG ACGTAGCATATTTGCATTCATGTCAAGTCATTCAGATGACTCTTACACCAACAGTACACACCTTGAAAGAACAGAAAGCTCTGAAAGACAAGAG ATTATCGCACAAGCTTCTGTAACTGAAATCACTCAACTATCACAAAGTGTGAAAGGCCTTCATTTGAAAGTCGAAGATCCTGCATTTACATTTAAACCTGGACAATG GGTTGACTTTTTTATTCCTGGTTTGTCTACTGTTGGTGGATTCTCAATCTGCTCCAGTCCAAAAAAACTTAAAGAGAAAAGTATCATAGAGCTTGCTGTGAAATATTCTGAGCACCCTCCTGCATTTTGGATCCATAACGAG TGCCATGTGGGTGACAAGGTTCAGGTGAGAGTTGGAGGCAGCTTCTATTTTGATCCCTTGTGTGGAAATGCGAACATGCCTAACCTGCTCCTTATTGCTGGTGGTGTTGGTATTAATCCTCTGTATTCTATTGTGAGACATGTGGCTGATATCTGCAGTGACTTACAAGTGCAGGAGCATTATACTGGAAAAACAATGGTGCTGTTCAGTGCAAAGAGCACAGATGAACTACTTTTTAAG TTCTGCATGGTCGTATTAACGAAACAAGTGTCCAAGAGGCAATTTCTGACCTGGACAGGAGTCATTTAA
- the LOC137967682 gene encoding oxidoreductase NAD-binding domain-containing protein 1-like isoform X1, producing MICFPCIQRIASFFAHSLFVPRTSLPRRSIFAFMSSHSDDSYTNSTHLERTESSERQEIIAQASVTEITQLSQSVKGLHLKVEDPAFTFKPGQWVDFFIPGLSTVGGFSICSSPKKLKEKSIIELAVKYSEHPPAFWIHNECHVGDKVQVRVGGSFYFDPLCGNANMPNLLLIAGGVGINPLYSIVRHVADICSDLQVQEHYTGKTMVLFSAKSTDELLFKDSLLEMSSRCPSIRCRFFTTNHETAGHNIHVSTDNRQILHGRINETSVQEAISDLDRSHLTCYICGPPPMIKDVTDILRKLDINEHRIHFEKWW from the exons ATGATATGTTTTCCTTGCATTCAGAGAATTGCCTCCTTTTTTGCTCATTCGCTGTTTGTGCCAAGGACATCTTTGCCAAG ACGTAGCATATTTGCATTCATGTCAAGTCATTCAGATGACTCTTACACCAACAGTACACACCTTGAAAGAACAGAAAGCTCTGAAAGACAAGAG ATTATCGCACAAGCTTCTGTAACTGAAATCACTCAACTATCACAAAGTGTGAAAGGCCTTCATTTGAAAGTCGAAGATCCTGCATTTACATTTAAACCTGGACAATG GGTTGACTTTTTTATTCCTGGTTTGTCTACTGTTGGTGGATTCTCAATCTGCTCCAGTCCAAAAAAACTTAAAGAGAAAAGTATCATAGAGCTTGCTGTGAAATATTCTGAGCACCCTCCTGCATTTTGGATCCATAACGAG TGCCATGTGGGTGACAAGGTTCAGGTGAGAGTTGGAGGCAGCTTCTATTTTGATCCCTTGTGTGGAAATGCGAACATGCCTAACCTGCTCCTTATTGCTGGTGGTGTTGGTATTAATCCTCTGTATTCTATTGTGAGACATGTGGCTGATATCTGCAGTGACTTACAAGTGCAGGAGCATTATACTGGAAAAACAATGGTGCTGTTCAGTGCAAAGAGCACAGATGAACTACTTTTTAAG GATTCTCTTTTGGAAATGTCAAGCAGATGTCCTTCAATACGCTGTCGGTTTTTTACTACAAACCATGAAACTGCTGGTCACAACATTCATGTATCCACCGACAATCGACAAA TTCTGCATGGTCGTATTAACGAAACAAGTGTCCAAGAGGCAATTTCTGACCTGGACAGGAGTCATTTAACTTGTTATATTTGTGGTCCGCCGCCAATGATTAAAGATGTCACAGACATTTTACGAAAGCTCGATATTAATGAACACAGAATACACTTTGAAAAATGGTGGTAG